A DNA window from Coffea arabica cultivar ET-39 chromosome 6c, Coffea Arabica ET-39 HiFi, whole genome shotgun sequence contains the following coding sequences:
- the LOC113692728 gene encoding casein kinase 1-like protein 2 isoform X2 gives MEPRVGNKYRLGRKIGSGSFGEIYLGTNIQTNEEVAIKLENVKTKHPQLLYESKLYRILQGGTGIPNVRWFGVEGDYNVLVMDLLGPSLEDLFNFCSRKLSLKTVLMLADQMINRVEFVHSKSFLHRDIKPDNFLMGLGRRANQVYVIDFGLAKKYRDTSTHQHIPYRENKNLTGTARYASMNTHLGIEQSRRDDLESLGYVLMYFLRGSLPWQGLKAGTKKQKYEKISERKVSTSIEGPSAGTSSGMPPAIPNIERQQGEEDGRQAGFSSADPSRRRSSGPLLNVGSLSKQKSPIANDSTSKEVGLSSSAYLGRSSGSLRRGAIAGSRETFTAGNDSDPTRSRTPEASPGTAQKISSGQRTLPLGGSSDPRHTSSGKNNSGVKNFESTLKGIESLRFDD, from the exons GAAAATGTGAAGACAAAGCATCCTCAGTTACTTTATGAGTCAAAGTTGTACAGAATTCTGCAGGGAGGAA CTGGAATTCCAAATGTAAGATGGTTTGGAGTTGAGGGTGACTACAATGTTCTCGTCATGGATTTGCTTGGCCCAAGCCTTGAGGACTTATTCAATTTTTGCAGTCGGAAACTTTCTCTAAAGACTGTCCTTATGCTGGCAGACCAAATG atCAATCGTGTTGAATTTGTTCATTCAAAGTCATTTTTACACCGAGATATCAAGCCAGACAATTTTCTTATGGGCTTAGGACGCCGTGCTAACCAG GTTTACGTCATAGATTTTGGTCTGGCTAAGAAATATAGAGACACTTCAACCCACCAGCACATACCGTACAG AGAGAACAAGAATTTGACCGGAACTGCTAGGTACGCTAGCATGAATACTCACCTTGGAATTG AACAAAGCAGGAGGGATGATTTGGAATCTCTTGGATATGTTCTTATGTATTTCCTCAGAGGAAG TCTTCCATGGCAGGGACTGAAAGCAGGTACCAAGAAACAGAAGTACGAGAAAATCAGTGAAAGAAAGGTTTCTACATCTATTGAG GGTCCTAGTGCGGGAACAAGCTCAGGAATGCCACCTGCTATACCCAACATTGAAAGGCAACAAG GTGAAGAAGATGGAAGACAAGCTGGATTTTCTTCAGCAGATCCTTCACGACGAAGAAGTTCTGGTCCACTCTTAAATGTCGGGAGTTTATCTAAGCAGAAGAGCCCAATTGCAAATGATTCAACAAGCAAAGAAGTCGGG TTATCAAGCTCTGCCTATTTGGGAAGATCAAGTGGATCATTGAGAAGAGGTGCTATAGCCGGTAGCCGTGAAACATTCACTGCAGGAAATGATTCTGATCCTACTCGATCTCGTACACCTGAGGCTAGTCCAGGGACGGCACAGAAAATCTCTAGCGGACAAAGGACCTTGCCCCTTGGTGGATCCTCAGACCCCAGGCACACTTCATCTGGCAAAAACAATTCTGGTGTAAAAAACTTTGAGTCCACTCTCAAGGGCATTGAGAGCCTGCGCTTTGATGATTAA
- the LOC113691982 gene encoding uncharacterized protein: MEEFRSKSYHDGRNSQLESYSCSSNSNPSSNPTGLQDLRCYSASYATAANNGHTEISKDVKFKKGKSANGSISKSWSFNDPELQRKKRVASYKVYTVEGKVKGSLKKSIRWLKDRCTQVVYGWR; this comes from the coding sequence ATGGAAGAATTCAGATCCAAGTCCTACCATGACGGAAGGAATTCTCAATTGGAGAGCTACAGCTGCAGCAGCAATAGCAACCCCTCCTCGAACCCAACTGGGCTGCAAGATCTCAGATGCTATAGTGCTTCCTATGCAACAGCAGCAAACAATGGCCACACGGAAATTTCTAAGGATGTAAAGTTCAAGAAAGGCAAGTCCGCCAACGGGTCCATTTCAAAAAGTTGGAGCTTTAATGATCCCGAATTGCAGAGGAAAAAGAGGGTTGCTAGCTACAAGGTCTATACTGTTGAAGGTAAAGTTAAAGGGTCTTTGAAGAAGAGCATTAGGTGGCTTAAAGACAGGTGCACTCAGGTGGTCTATGGTTGGAGGTGA
- the LOC113692728 gene encoding casein kinase 1-like protein 2 isoform X1, with the protein MEPRVGNKYRLGRKIGSGSFGEIYLGTNIQTNEEVAIKLENVKTKHPQLLYESKLYRILQGGTGIPNVRWFGVEGDYNVLVMDLLGPSLEDLFNFCSRKLSLKTVLMLADQMINRVEFVHSKSFLHRDIKPDNFLMGLGRRANQVYVIDFGLAKKYRDTSTHQHIPYRENKNLTGTARYASMNTHLGIEQSRRDDLESLGYVLMYFLRGSLPWQGLKAGTKKQKYEKISERKVSTSIEALCRGYPTEFASYFHYCRSLRFEDKPDYAYLKRIFRDLFIREGFQFDYVFDWTILKYQQSQIAAPPSRAVGPSAGTSSGMPPAIPNIERQQGEEDGRQAGFSSADPSRRRSSGPLLNVGSLSKQKSPIANDSTSKEVGLSSSAYLGRSSGSLRRGAIAGSRETFTAGNDSDPTRSRTPEASPGTAQKISSGQRTLPLGGSSDPRHTSSGKNNSGVKNFESTLKGIESLRFDD; encoded by the exons GAAAATGTGAAGACAAAGCATCCTCAGTTACTTTATGAGTCAAAGTTGTACAGAATTCTGCAGGGAGGAA CTGGAATTCCAAATGTAAGATGGTTTGGAGTTGAGGGTGACTACAATGTTCTCGTCATGGATTTGCTTGGCCCAAGCCTTGAGGACTTATTCAATTTTTGCAGTCGGAAACTTTCTCTAAAGACTGTCCTTATGCTGGCAGACCAAATG atCAATCGTGTTGAATTTGTTCATTCAAAGTCATTTTTACACCGAGATATCAAGCCAGACAATTTTCTTATGGGCTTAGGACGCCGTGCTAACCAG GTTTACGTCATAGATTTTGGTCTGGCTAAGAAATATAGAGACACTTCAACCCACCAGCACATACCGTACAG AGAGAACAAGAATTTGACCGGAACTGCTAGGTACGCTAGCATGAATACTCACCTTGGAATTG AACAAAGCAGGAGGGATGATTTGGAATCTCTTGGATATGTTCTTATGTATTTCCTCAGAGGAAG TCTTCCATGGCAGGGACTGAAAGCAGGTACCAAGAAACAGAAGTACGAGAAAATCAGTGAAAGAAAGGTTTCTACATCTATTGAG GCCTTATGCAGGGGTTACCCAACTGAGTTTGCTTCCTATTTCCATTATTGTCGGTCACTTCGTTTTGAGGATAAACCTGATTATGCTTATCTGAAGCGAATATTCCGTGATCTTTTCATTCGTGAAG GCTTCCAGTTCGATTATGTTTTTGATTGGACAATTTTAAAATATCAACAGTCTCAGATTGCTGCACCACCTTCTCGGGCAGTT GGTCCTAGTGCGGGAACAAGCTCAGGAATGCCACCTGCTATACCCAACATTGAAAGGCAACAAG GTGAAGAAGATGGAAGACAAGCTGGATTTTCTTCAGCAGATCCTTCACGACGAAGAAGTTCTGGTCCACTCTTAAATGTCGGGAGTTTATCTAAGCAGAAGAGCCCAATTGCAAATGATTCAACAAGCAAAGAAGTCGGG TTATCAAGCTCTGCCTATTTGGGAAGATCAAGTGGATCATTGAGAAGAGGTGCTATAGCCGGTAGCCGTGAAACATTCACTGCAGGAAATGATTCTGATCCTACTCGATCTCGTACACCTGAGGCTAGTCCAGGGACGGCACAGAAAATCTCTAGCGGACAAAGGACCTTGCCCCTTGGTGGATCCTCAGACCCCAGGCACACTTCATCTGGCAAAAACAATTCTGGTGTAAAAAACTTTGAGTCCACTCTCAAGGGCATTGAGAGCCTGCGCTTTGATGATTAA